The following are from one region of the Corylus avellana chromosome ca1, CavTom2PMs-1.0 genome:
- the LOC132189657 gene encoding basic blue protein-like, giving the protein MARGRGSAMVVATALLCMLLLQSEMAHAAVYTVGGAGGWTFNVAGWPKGKRFRAGDILVFNYSPSAHNVVAVSKAGYDGCSTPRGSKVYQTGKDRIKLVKGQNSFICSFTGHCQSGMKITVVAA; this is encoded by the exons ATGGCTCGGGGAAGAGGCAGTGCAATGGTTGTTGCTACGGCTTTGCTGTGCATGCTGCTGCTTCAGTCAGAGATGGCTCATGCAGCGGTCTACACCGTCGGAGGTGCCGGCGGCTGGACCTTTAACGTTGCTGGCTGGCCCAAGGGAAAGCGCTTCCGGGCCGGCGACATACTTG TGTTCAACTACAGCCCTTCAGCGCACAACGTGGTAGCTGTAAGCAAGGCGGGATATGACGGGTGCTCGACCCCACGAGGGTCCAAGGTGTATCAGACTGGAAAAGACCGGATCAAGCTTGTGAAGGGGCAGAACAGCTTCATCTGTAGTTTTACCGGCCACTGCCAGTCTGGCATGAAAATTACTGTCGTTGCTGCGTAA